One region of Candidatus Neomarinimicrobiota bacterium genomic DNA includes:
- the aroA gene encoding 3-phosphoshikimate 1-carboxyvinyltransferase yields MQQSITPVSDPFELSLSVPGDKSISHRSVMFSAFTNGACHISNLGSGADVESTISVMQQLGLDISYEPNEHLAIINSIGIDGLSQPAESLDAGNSGTTLRLMTGLLSGRQFESIITGDHSLQSRPMGRIVNPLNSMGANISAQLRNNAPLQIRPGDLHGIDYEMPVASAQVKSALILAGLQATGETVIREQNLSRRHTEMMLSRFGGPVQVDGKVITVQKLESPLSPYDMKVPGDPSSAAYWAAAAAIFPGSVSEIRDINLSPERIAFLNVLKEMGVEVAIEVKDTSIEPRGNVTVTGGDLTGVTIREEDIPALIDELPLIGVLGAFAEGTTVVRKAKELRYKECDRIAATVANLEMMNVSATEYEDGFEIHGDEKPDGAEMDSFGDHRIAMTFAVAGLGAADVSVLKNADAASVSYPEFWGELRKLQV; encoded by the coding sequence AATCAATCTCCCATCGTTCTGTCATGTTTTCCGCGTTTACAAACGGAGCCTGTCATATTTCCAATCTGGGTTCGGGCGCCGACGTGGAATCCACTATTTCGGTGATGCAACAACTCGGTTTGGATATTTCATATGAACCCAACGAACATCTTGCAATAATTAATTCCATAGGAATAGATGGGCTCTCACAGCCCGCAGAATCTCTGGATGCGGGCAACTCCGGTACGACACTGCGGCTGATGACCGGATTACTAAGCGGCCGTCAGTTTGAGTCGATAATCACAGGCGATCATTCGTTGCAGTCGCGTCCGATGGGCAGGATTGTCAATCCGTTAAATTCCATGGGGGCGAATATTTCTGCACAATTGAGGAATAATGCGCCATTACAAATTCGCCCAGGCGACCTCCATGGCATCGATTACGAAATGCCGGTGGCAAGCGCACAGGTGAAGTCGGCATTAATTCTTGCGGGGTTGCAGGCCACCGGCGAAACCGTAATTCGAGAGCAGAACCTCTCCCGGCGACACACAGAAATGATGCTCAGTCGGTTCGGCGGGCCGGTGCAGGTTGACGGCAAGGTTATTACAGTACAAAAATTAGAGAGTCCGCTGAGTCCATACGATATGAAAGTCCCCGGGGACCCATCATCTGCGGCATACTGGGCCGCGGCAGCTGCGATTTTTCCCGGCTCGGTGAGTGAAATTCGGGATATCAACCTGAGTCCGGAGCGCATCGCGTTTTTAAATGTACTGAAAGAGATGGGGGTAGAGGTCGCCATAGAAGTGAAGGATACCTCGATTGAACCGCGCGGCAACGTGACTGTCACAGGCGGGGATTTAACCGGAGTTACGATAAGGGAAGAGGATATACCGGCACTAATAGACGAGTTGCCGCTTATTGGTGTGCTTGGTGCATTTGCCGAGGGAACAACCGTCGTCAGGAAGGCGAAAGAGTTACGATACAAAGAGTGTGATCGAATCGCTGCGACTGTGGCGAATCTCGAAATGATGAACGTTTCGGCCACCGAATATGAGGACGGATTTGAAATTCACGGAGATGAGAAACCCGATGGCGCTGAAATGGACTCCTTTGGAGACCACCGGATTGCCATGACATTCGCCGTGGCGGGGCTGGGCGCTGCGGATGTATCCGTGCTGAAGAACGCAGATGCCGCTTCAGTCTCCTATCCGGAATTCTGGGGCGAACTCAGAAAATTGCAGGTATAA
- the aroE gene encoding shikimate dehydrogenase has product MDWRFAVIGDPIEHSLSPRLHTYLMWKCNISGTYSRIRVRDKPELEGVIGKLRRNELNGINITAPWKSEAFNRMDELSPEAKSAGVINTIQSNDGTLVGHNTDIYGVSESLKQSFDMSNVDSATVIGAGGASRAVLLALDAINIERVYLVNRTIANAEELVMSLSLSNEPKINALDETHLKNRLAESDLVINTLPYSARKIFDDIQIHSGEDESGKGYLDLLYPKKHLGLLRRMQSAGWTVQDGLDMLIYQGIAALEFWTGETVQSVVDISGLREHLRS; this is encoded by the coding sequence GTGGACTGGCGATTTGCAGTCATCGGCGATCCTATCGAGCATTCGCTCTCACCCCGACTCCATACATATCTCATGTGGAAGTGCAATATCTCCGGTACATACAGCCGTATACGCGTAAGAGATAAACCGGAACTTGAGGGTGTCATCGGGAAATTACGCCGGAACGAACTCAACGGAATTAACATTACGGCGCCCTGGAAATCGGAGGCTTTTAACCGGATGGACGAGTTGTCTCCTGAAGCGAAATCTGCCGGCGTGATCAATACGATTCAGTCCAATGATGGAACACTCGTCGGACATAATACGGATATTTATGGCGTCAGTGAATCGCTAAAGCAATCCTTCGATATGTCCAATGTGGACTCGGCCACGGTTATCGGAGCCGGCGGCGCGTCAAGAGCAGTGTTGCTCGCACTCGATGCAATCAACATTGAGCGTGTTTACCTTGTAAACAGAACCATCGCCAATGCGGAAGAGCTAGTTATGAGCTTATCCTTGAGCAATGAACCGAAAATTAATGCATTGGATGAGACGCACCTGAAGAATAGGCTAGCAGAGTCGGATCTCGTCATAAATACGCTACCATATTCAGCGCGGAAGATTTTCGATGATATTCAGATACACTCTGGGGAAGACGAAAGTGGCAAGGGCTATTTAGATTTACTCTACCCGAAAAAGCATCTTGGCTTATTGCGGCGGATGCAATCTGCCGGCTGGACGGTCCAGGATGGTTTGGACATGCTCATTTATCAGGGAATCGCTGCCCTGGAATTCTGGACTGGAGAAACTGTGCAAAGCGTTGTTGATATCTCCGGTCTACGGGAACATCTGAGGTCATAA
- the aroB gene encoding 3-dehydroquinate synthase, whose amino-acid sequence MTNQVKPIFLTGMMGAGKSTVGKLLAKEVGLTFLDADEVIEVWAGKPISRIFEDEGEETFRRSEAKVLNYLADSGSAVIALGGGAIENGSSRKRVLETGTLVWLDTSPKVAASRIKESDDRPLLEQEKSGAEMEERLGNLLEIRRKNYSKADITIQTDNKTPGKIVQEIINAMKLKDSKLNDVSKVKNEAFNYSVFADNGILGKVVGAIDRERYSDTAIIITDSNVGQLYHEQVQNQLEDDGFTVHTEFLPPGEQTKSLELMHNLYIKMSRLGLDRKSPVFALGGGVIGDFAGFFAASYLRGVPLIHVPTSLLAQVDSSIGGKVGVNLPTGKNLVGAFYNPDVVLADINTLHSLPDREWNTGLGEVIKYGFIGEAAILEYLKKGRQTILDNITEVVRRSIAKKLNIVARDFKEGGIRRFLNFGHTLGHSLENVTDYTILNHGEAIFWGMIAALYISKEKELMPEADFEQAMQILERMDFVLPDFEASPEALYEALHYDKKRVRDSIHWVLLESLGSPVIETDVDKPLIMDAIQYTDSIVGKEAA is encoded by the coding sequence ATGACGAACCAGGTCAAACCAATATTTCTGACAGGAATGATGGGAGCTGGAAAGTCGACTGTCGGCAAATTACTGGCCAAGGAGGTAGGCTTAACATTCCTTGATGCGGATGAGGTTATAGAGGTGTGGGCCGGTAAGCCGATCAGCCGAATATTCGAGGACGAAGGGGAAGAAACCTTTCGCCGCAGCGAAGCGAAAGTTTTAAACTATTTGGCCGATTCCGGGTCCGCTGTGATTGCACTGGGTGGGGGCGCCATCGAGAACGGTTCGAGCCGTAAGCGCGTGCTGGAGACCGGTACACTGGTGTGGCTGGATACCTCGCCGAAAGTGGCTGCAAGCCGGATTAAGGAATCCGATGACCGCCCGCTGCTGGAACAGGAAAAATCCGGCGCAGAAATGGAAGAACGACTTGGTAATCTGCTTGAGATACGACGAAAAAATTATAGTAAGGCCGACATAACTATACAGACAGATAATAAAACACCAGGTAAAATTGTTCAGGAAATTATAAATGCTATGAAACTGAAAGACAGCAAGTTGAATGATGTATCTAAAGTAAAAAATGAGGCGTTTAACTACTCGGTATTTGCTGATAATGGTATTCTTGGAAAAGTAGTTGGAGCAATTGACCGGGAAAGGTATTCTGATACCGCAATTATTATCACTGATTCTAACGTGGGCCAGCTATATCATGAACAGGTACAGAATCAACTAGAGGATGATGGATTCACGGTCCATACCGAATTTTTACCCCCAGGAGAACAGACCAAATCGCTTGAGTTGATGCACAATCTCTATATCAAGATGTCGCGGCTCGGTCTGGACAGAAAATCCCCAGTATTTGCGCTTGGTGGCGGAGTGATAGGAGATTTCGCCGGGTTTTTCGCTGCAAGTTACTTGCGAGGTGTTCCGCTGATTCATGTGCCGACTTCTCTGCTCGCGCAGGTGGACAGCAGCATTGGCGGTAAAGTCGGAGTCAATTTGCCCACGGGGAAAAACCTGGTTGGCGCATTTTACAATCCCGATGTGGTACTGGCTGATATTAATACCCTCCACTCCTTACCGGATCGGGAATGGAATACCGGCCTGGGCGAGGTAATTAAATACGGATTCATTGGCGAGGCGGCTATTCTGGAGTATCTCAAAAAGGGACGCCAGACTATTCTTGACAATATCACCGAGGTGGTACGTCGGAGTATTGCCAAAAAACTGAATATCGTAGCGAGGGACTTCAAAGAGGGCGGAATACGACGCTTCCTGAACTTCGGCCATACACTCGGTCACTCACTCGAGAATGTTACGGACTATACCATCCTTAATCACGGAGAAGCAATATTTTGGGGGATGATCGCCGCACTTTATATTTCCAAAGAAAAAGAATTGATGCCGGAAGCGGATTTTGAACAAGCAATGCAAATCCTGGAGAGAATGGACTTTGTATTACCAGATTTCGAGGCGTCACCTGAAGCACTATATGAAGCGTTACATTACGATAAAAAACGGGTGCGAGATTCGATTCACTGGGTTCTTCTGGAAAGTTTGGGCAGTCCGGTTATTGAAACTGATGTGGATAAACCCCTGATTATGGACGCAATCCAATACACCGATTCCATCGTTGGAAAGGAGGCCGCATGA
- a CDS encoding 3-dehydroquinate dehydratase — protein MNILIIHGPNLNLLGERNPDQYGNRSLSDLNSEISGRYNKKHDLKFFQSNHEGEIIDFLHEYRNWGDGAVINPGALTHYSYSLRDAIESIQLPCVEVHLSDIEKREDFRKISVTAPVCIKQVKGKGFDSYFEGIEYLTKSRNRV, from the coding sequence ATGAATATTTTGATCATCCACGGGCCGAATTTGAATCTGCTGGGTGAGCGAAATCCGGATCAATATGGAAATCGAAGCCTTTCAGACCTGAATAGTGAAATCTCGGGAAGATACAATAAAAAGCACGACCTGAAATTTTTCCAGTCTAACCATGAGGGCGAAATCATCGATTTTCTGCATGAATATCGAAATTGGGGCGATGGAGCTGTGATCAACCCAGGCGCGCTGACCCACTATAGCTACAGCCTCCGGGATGCTATCGAATCAATCCAGCTTCCATGTGTTGAAGTACACCTTTCCGATATCGAAAAACGGGAGGACTTCCGAAAGATTTCCGTCACAGCACCGGTCTGCATAAAACAGGTTAAAGGAAAGGGTTTTGATTCGTACTTTGAAGGGATTGAATATCTAACAAAAAGCAGGAATAGGGTATAA
- a CDS encoding nucleoside deaminase yields MTQHEKYMQAAIESAREGITAGQTPFGACLVQDGKIVAVAHNHVWKSTDITAHAEINAIRKACQELETIDLSDCVIYSTCEPCPMCFSAIHWARIPVIYYGASIADAEEHGFNELDISNKDLVSMGNLDTEVINGIMREECRNLFREWKESPASKAY; encoded by the coding sequence ATGACTCAACACGAAAAATACATGCAGGCAGCAATCGAATCAGCGCGTGAAGGTATTACAGCCGGGCAGACACCGTTCGGCGCATGTTTGGTGCAGGATGGTAAAATTGTCGCCGTCGCGCATAATCATGTATGGAAATCCACCGACATTACTGCTCACGCTGAAATCAATGCCATCAGAAAAGCCTGCCAGGAATTAGAAACTATTGACCTGTCAGACTGTGTGATTTATTCCACATGCGAACCGTGTCCCATGTGCTTCAGCGCTATCCACTGGGCGAGAATTCCGGTGATTTACTATGGCGCCAGCATCGCCGACGCAGAAGAGCACGGGTTCAATGAACTGGACATTTCCAATAAAGATTTGGTGTCTATGGGGAACCTGGACACCGAAGTCATCAATGGGATAATGCGGGAAGAATGCCGGAATCTGTTCCGAGAGTGGAAAGAATCCCCGGCATCCAAAGCATATTGA